A window of Kocuria sp. TGY1127_2 genomic DNA:
CGGCCCTCATTCGGCCTGGCTCAGGGGAAGTTGAGCCAGGACGATTCCGAGCTGCCGGCTGGAGATCACGCACCAGAGATCACATCAGGCCGGGAATAACCTCTTCGTCAGTTTCCGAGAATTCCGATTCCTTTTCCTGCAGGTATTCGTCCCAAGCCTGAGCGTCCCAAATCTCGGCCCGGGTTCCGGCACCGATCACGGCGAGCTCCTTCTCGAGTCCTGCATATCCCCTCAGCGAGGACGGGATGGTCACCCGCCCCTGCTTGTCGGGAACTTCATCCGAAGCTCCAGAGAGAAACACACGAATGTAATCTCGGGCCTGCTTGGAGGAAATCGGAGCCTCGCGCATTTGTTCATGCACCCGCTCGAATTCCGCCTGGCTGAAGACGTAAAGGCATCTTTCCTGTCCCCTGGTCAGAACCAAGCCCTCCGAGAGCTCGTCCCGGAACTTGGCAGGCAGGATAAGACGCCCTTTGTCATCAAGGCGAGGCGAGTACGTTCCGAGGAACATTCGCCACCGCCTCCCCTGATTACTTTCAGTGCACCCTCTGCTTCAGATGCGAGGGAAGATAAGGAACCACCCTTGTCTCCCCTGCGTGCCCCACTTTACTCCACTTCCCTCCACACGCAATACTCTCTCGTCAATACTCTGAGTCTCGTTGCACTTTTCCCCCCACATTCCGCGAATTCATGGGGATCGAGGTGGCCTCAAGAATTTGCTGTACATGCTGATTCATCCCGCAGAACTCCCGAAAAAGCGCACAAAAGAGGGCCGATACCGTATTCCGGTACCGGCCCTGGCGATGAGTGGTGGGAAGTGGAGGGGGTTAGCCCATTCCTCCTCGCTCTTCCCATTTCCGCTCGAGTTTTTGCATCAAAGTGGATTGCCCTTGGTTCGATGT
This region includes:
- the mraZ gene encoding division/cell wall cluster transcriptional repressor MraZ; the protein is MFLGTYSPRLDDKGRLILPAKFRDELSEGLVLTRGQERCLYVFSQAEFERVHEQMREAPISSKQARDYIRVFLSGASDEVPDKQGRVTIPSSLRGYAGLEKELAVIGAGTRAEIWDAQAWDEYLQEKESEFSETDEEVIPGLM